The region gcatcaaaaactaagtaattaagtccgactcacgcgtgactgcacatttctaataggttttcctgtcatcgataggtaaagaactattttgtgtttatttccaaaattttagcacagtagtttcggagataaactttccatgtgtttaaatgactattcattaaccagtcaagCTATCATGTAGATTcacagggtcaaccagcaaaaaacgcgagcgcagcgagcgcgaaattttttgtgacaaaattgtgaaagcgtgttaaaaaggccgggccgggcctaaaaatccgaagttcccagTGAGGCGCGAGCTTTCATGTgaggtcgaagccgtgcttcaggataagctcagctagagcataaACGCCAAcaaatgtccattgtattaaaaagcgagactgcaggccgagcttggcgcagcgaggtcaaaggctaagctgaagaaataaaatttaggtaaaaagtgaggcttgaaggtcgagctcagaaattttcacattacttaataagcccgaagcgtacttataaccagcgcggtgagctttcatgcgaggcgggttattcccactagttaccaccaagttgttaccggtggtaactactgggaatttttttcccaccttttaccactggtaactactgggaatttttattcccagtagttaccactaaaaaaTTTGTTAgacttaaatactaataaaaacagtataaaatagtatagtataaatatagagtgattttgaattaccgaataaaatcacttaaaaataatctaaatggattattaaatttatccttgcatatattatagtttttgtactagtaccggttaaactgtttcaatttttttcgtcacttttaaggcagtttactaaaacactaatcgacttaataatgatttattaaagcactctatatttattttaattttttttgtactgtttttattagtagttaaccctaacaaaattttggtggtaactactgggaattatttttcccagtagttaacagtggtaaaaggtgggaaaaaaattccccgtagttaccactggtaacaacttggtggtaactagtgggaataaccctgcgaggcaaatgccaagcttctgaaacaaatgtttatatttgataaaaattaaGTGACGTCGAAGGTCGAgatgtaagaaagcagcgctctaacacgaaccaatcgtcaaatgttactcaacaataatatttgtcatatgtacaagagttactcggagggccgaagttccattgatgaggttttaggcccttcgggagcctgaaattcgtgctctacattacagactttaaaagctataaaataacataatttacataatcatctaatgattgtgtgtctgagaaactgatattggacattaggtaaaagtaggtaccataaaacatttttttttaaattttggccatatgaaacgtagaaatgcaggtattattattatttaccaagtctagccccctactaaataactatgatttttaaaccgggacaatttccttatcggccgggacgccgagacaccgtgcttcaaaccgggacatgtcccggcgaaccgggacgtatggcaaccctagcaTAGTGACATACGATAaaaaccatgctgcgcccgctgtacTAAATTGAAACTTCCTTAGGATGATTTGTATCCTTCTTGTCTATGTATTAACcagtattataaaatttataaatgatgtgtgccaaattttcaGGCATCGGGTTTTGAGACATTAAAACGCATTGTGTGTTGTgtgttacaataaaaaaatgtggaaACCGTAAGCGAGGAATGCAAGAGTAGAACTATGTTCCCGATTCTTTCAACTACACATTTCTATTGTACCCACTTTGAAGCCTCATACTTGtactaatatatattatgtgtaattgtgtagtaatttaataatatgttttaattGTCCGCAGATGTCGAAGTATTGGAAGAAGATATCAAAACAGAGGTGATTGATATCGACGAAAACTCAAATGAAGACAAGAAAGATCTAAATATACTAAATAATGTAGTACATGATCTAGAACTAATACCCATCGTGTACACGACAAAATTGGACGATATGTTTGTGGGGAGAACTTTATATCCCATTGGATTTGACCCAAAAGAAGCTACCGACAggatattaaaagaaagtaAACCTGTACTACGCACTATCCCCGGACCTCCAAAAAAAGGACGAAAGAATAAATGGAGATTTAGAGAATTAGAAGATACACTTCGAAGAATATATCATCCAATTAATAAAATGCCTATTAAAGAAATAGAAACAGAACCTGATATATGTAATATTCAAATTGATTCTGTGAAAAGTGAAGTTATAGATGAACcaattattgaagtgaaaattgAAACTTTAGAGGAACAGTCTACAAAAGCGGCTCCCAAAGACACGTGTAAATATAGTGAACTTCTAAAACAGTGCAAACCGTGTAGTGTTTTACTTCCAGTACTAATAGGACAAGGGCAAGTGTTACATGGTGGACAGTTGCTTAAAGcaagtaaagtaaaaaaaggTGGCGCAGTTAGTTCATCGCTAAGCTCTTCGGATGATGATGTACCATTAATAACATTCCCTCCAGATCTACTAATAGAACGCGGGAACAAACCTGAAATTCCTGAAAAATCAATACAACCAAAAGTAATTGAAATTAATAGTTTACAacgaaaaaaatcaaataaagttacTTCATTTGAAATAGCTCAACGTGTATTGCGTAATAGCTTATTGGAAATAGAGGACATATTTTCTAATGAACATTTCTTTTACTTCACTGATAACGATGGTAATTTATTACACTATTTTGAAAACCTTAAAAACAAGGCTCTGTATGAGGCGACAAGTTTACATGAGGCtaggtataaaataagtaattgcTGCTGGGTCAAGAAGGATGAATTTGTTATGTCGTTGTATCCTAAAGTTCTAAAATATCCCAACGTACGTTTCATAAAAACGACACACCCGTGCAAGCCAGGTGCATGTATTTGCTGCTGCCGCAAAACAGAAGTATATAAGAAGCCTGATGTAGATTTTTCTGGTGAACAATCAGTTAGTAAAAAATCTGTGGATGATGGTGTAGTTCGGGACTTGGAAGATGAAATTGATGTAAgcatcataaatattaacagagCGCCGAAACTTAATTCCAATGATtggttgaaaaatattttaactgcAAAGCGAACTGATGAcgttaaaaatagtttaataGGAAAAGCActaaattataaaaaacctcCGCCTGCAAAATCGGCCGATAATAGGCGTTTAGTGACATTAAAAAAAGCAAATTTTCATAATCCCGTCCTAGTTTTCCGCAACTATGCTGAAGACTTCATTGAAATCTATGAAGTAGATTGTATGGGAAACATAGAAACTTATTTAAGAACAACATGTTATAGTAACGCAAGTCGGCCAGATGTTGTAAAGTTATTAAAGAGACGGACTGTAACAACCGAAGCAGTATGTTGCTGGTACAAACGAGAAGAAGTAATTTCCAAACTCCATGCGTCCAATGCATTGCATCCTGatgcaataaaatatgttaGAACCACCCATACATGTCAGAGTAAAGAATGTAAGTGTTGTTGCAAGCCCGAAATAAAAACGGGAATACAGCTTGACAATATACCTCTTCCGAAACGAAGCTTGCTTAGTCTTCAAGCTATAAATGCCTGGAAACCTGGCAATCTTTTAGAGAAAGGCGATGACGATTGCCAAATTACTTCAGTAATGACCAGCCCGACACTTAAACAGTTACCACAGAATACTGAAATACCAGTTACTATAGTGCC is a window of Cydia amplana chromosome 21, ilCydAmpl1.1, whole genome shotgun sequence DNA encoding:
- the LOC134658192 gene encoding uncharacterized protein LOC134658192, producing the protein MLSIVKMDFDSDVEVLEEDIKTEVIDIDENSNEDKKDLNILNNVVHDLELIPIVYTTKLDDMFVGRTLYPIGFDPKEATDRILKESKPVLRTIPGPPKKGRKNKWRFRELEDTLRRIYHPINKMPIKEIETEPDICNIQIDSVKSEVIDEPIIEVKIETLEEQSTKAAPKDTCKYSELLKQCKPCSVLLPVLIGQGQVLHGGQLLKASKVKKGGAVSSSLSSSDDDVPLITFPPDLLIERGNKPEIPEKSIQPKVIEINSLQRKKSNKVTSFEIAQRVLRNSLLEIEDIFSNEHFFYFTDNDGNLLHYFENLKNKALYEATSLHEARYKISNCCWVKKDEFVMSLYPKVLKYPNVRFIKTTHPCKPGACICCCRKTEVYKKPDVDFSGEQSVSKKSVDDGVVRDLEDEIDVSIININRAPKLNSNDWLKNILTAKRTDDVKNSLIGKALNYKKPPPAKSADNRRLVTLKKANFHNPVLVFRNYAEDFIEIYEVDCMGNIETYLRTTCYSNASRPDVVKLLKRRTVTTEAVCCWYKREEVISKLHASNALHPDAIKYVRTTHTCQSKECKCCCKPEIKTGIQLDNIPLPKRSLLSLQAINAWKPGNLLEKGDDDCQITSVMTSPTLKQLPQNTEIPNTAVPPSMFVTDVVDSDELSKEVNSLIASILDRFKDVRLTINGDGKVAAALNTPVNTLSTVELKVLANILSFAQSQINLLGSKVSSGSSLCLSNIINLKVDDVQSNTTIDPNTVYKEFGKNINLNTSNTTQTQPIQPTIVNMNPPLAFPQAPTAPQTYTFFTDSMSSKKQQFNDAFSSFVNSKIDANTGTATPVIENVFSLKETETESAEENSSCSTVWYRKPASQSSSSTSTPEMTTTNNTSKKRSDDSKLETGQPKKIRVKSPTKLGAVMTSPPSMTANIPIQQTPPAGGVMPGVYVLPNNNFVVQSLGQPQMVNSVPTNAPGQPPMLVINPLHNNGGTLIPMNPPNRVQSQIPIIINVANTTSQVINTGNNYITIEKGVPTQEAVTADAEVIESTDPLNDSVMDSAPDMDGDSETVCVLEDEGIKTDNDDDMNNDEDMELKYSPENTEEEEDCILGF